GGCGCTGCCTGCAATAACAGTTGAGCTCATGAGGCTCTGTGAGGGATATCCTGTCCGCGGGTCGGATATATGGGAGACTTTTGCTGCCTCGTTGAAATAGCGTTCGTAGTTGCCGCTTGTTGCAACTGCCACGTCCTCAATGTCCATCACTGCGATCGCCTCTTCACTCTTCTCGGGATTCTGCAGTCCTACTTTCCAGGGAATGCCTCCTGCCTTTGTGCCTATATATCTCCCGTCTCCTCCGGCATTGACAAATCCTGACTCAATCCCATCCTCCAGGAGCGATTCAACCGCCAGGTCCACCGCATATCCCTTTGCCACTCCTCCCAGGGTAAGCTTCATGCCTTCCTCAAGACTTATGTTCCTGTTCTCTATAGTGATGGCAGAATGGTTGACAAGCTTCAGGGTCTCATTGATCTCTTCTTCAGTGGGCGGTGCATTAGTGCTCCCGGGAATGAACTTGCTCTTCCACAGGTCCAGCAGCGGCTGTATGGAAATGTCAAAGGCTCCCTGGCTGCTCTCTGAATAATAGGCAGACCTGTTTATCACATAGGCGAGGTCCGGATTTGCATCTGTGATATATCCCTGTCGGTTAAGCACGCTCAGATCGCTGCTATTATCATAGTTGTTCATAAGGGCATCCACATACTCTATTCTTCCAAATGCCTTGTCAATGGACTCATGTGCCAGCTCCTCGTCATGTCCGAGCACTGTGATAGTGACAGTCGTATCCATTATACTTCTGGTACTGCTATAGGTCTCCAGACTGCCCGGGCCCCCTTGGCCGGAAGAGGGTATATAGTTCATAATAAGTAATGCCATAAAAGCCACTACTATGACAATGGCAACTGTTTTATACTTCATGCCGTATGAAAAGTATAATTAATATATATGCACGACGGTACAGTAAGCTCAATCGAGTTTCTTACATATCGATATTTGTTATACGGTTTATCTGCAGGAAGTAATCATAATGAAGAGCCCGGATGAAAAAACAGGGACTGGTGGCAATTCAAGTAAGGACAGATACCTGATTGTTGCACTTCATCAGTTAATGGAAGAGTATGGCTGGAGAGGTATAGAGAAGCACTTCGCTTCTTCAAGGCACACTATCATATATGTCAAGCCTGGTTCGCCTCTTGATAAAATAGAACTCAGGGCGAATGTCCTTGGTAACCATCTGGATGTGGACTTTTATGGCTACACGCCTAAAAAGGGACTGATGGATAAATTCTTCGACTTCAATGTAAGGGTCGTCCGTAAGTCTTTCGAGATCAGCGCATACGTGTCAGATGAAATGAAAATAACCAGTGAACATAACCTGCGCAATGCAATTGGTATTGTTCTGAAGGAACTCGAGGAAGTGGCTCAAGCGAAAGAGCAGTGAGGTTATTTATGTCTAAATTGAACACGGTTTTAATTGCAATCCTTGTTTTCATGTTTGCCGCAGCCGGCGTATATGCGTACGTTGGTTATAATGGCAATGATGTAATGGCCGTCCATTATATGACACAACAGGAATGGTCTGACAGTTCCTGCGGAGGCTGTCATATTGGGATGTACGACGAGGTTTCCAGGTCATATCATGTGCAGCAAGATCTTGCCCAGTGGACCTCTATAATGGAATACGGAGTGGTTGCCGGAAGCATTCAGGGTGATGCCAGGGCAAGCACATACGGCCAGGTACATCCCGGAGGCGGGTACATGGCGGAATATGGTATGGACATCGACTGCATGGTATGCCATGAACAGAACGGCCTTTATGATTTCCATGCACGTGCAGGAGCTATCAGTGCCGGTAACATTGAAGTGGCGACTGATGCAGCTCTCGATGAGGCAAGAACCCATGCAGAACAGGATCCTCTTTATGTCCTGAGCTACATGCTTGACGTACTTACGCCGCTTCCCATAGTCACTGAGATACACGATCATGTGAACGGTGCTCCAAGGAAGGAACTGTGCGCCAACTGCCATGTAAGCGAGGTTTCCACAACTGCAGTTACATGGACTTCCCCTGATCATGCCCAGTATGATGTGCATGCGAATGTGAGCTGCTATGAGTGCCATGCCACTGAGGATCACCAGATAGGACGCAAGGAACTGCTCAACGCCCCCGAGGAAATGCATGAGGCATTCGAGGGAGAGGTACAGAGCTGTGATTCCGTCGGATGCCATGCAGGCATATCTCATGGTGCGATGACGGATGGGCATCTTGAAACCGTGAGCTGTGAGTCATGCCACATACCGGCTCTTCCCGGAGGTGAGATATCGGGCGAGTCCCCTATAAGGGAATTCAGCTGGGCTAACGGCACTCGTGAAGTGGTGACCCATGATTCTACTTTCACTCCGGTGCTTGCATGGTATGATGGCACTTACTATGACCGTCTTCCTGTTAACGGCAGCAGTGATTCCCCCAATGCCATGCTGAGGCCTTTCAGCGTGATAACCGGCACCTGGTGGGATGAAGGCAACAACCCCGCAGTGGTCGCAGATCCGGACAACAGTTCTGCAATAGGTAATCCGATACTGCCTGCACACGTGCAGAGAGCTGATGCAGATAATGACAGTGCAGTCACAGAGGGGGAGATAAGGTCCTTCGATGCAGACGGTGACGGCGAGGCCGACTATCCCAACGCAGTTCTCAGGACAGTGGAAATGTACTTCCCGGTGAGTCACAATGTTGCAAGCTCTACCACCGGACTCGCCCAGCCGCTCGGATGTGGTGACTGCCATGGCGTAACGGCAAGTGCAATCGACTGGCAGGCCCTGGGATACGAGGCCGATCCGGCAGGAGCTGACAATGATCTGTCCGGTACTGCAATCGATGTGGATATACCCGGCCAGAGACCCACAGAGGTTGAAAGGGAGCCGGCATTCTGAGGTGATCATCGTGGAAAGTAAAAGATTGAAGAAAATCCCGGAACAGGTAGTCATTCCATTAAAACAGCACCGTGGCACGGTCTGCAAGCCTCTGGTGAAGAAGGGCGATCAGGTGCTTATCGGCCAGAAGATAGGAGAGTCAGTCTCCTATAATTCTTCGGATGTACACTCCAGCATATGCGGAGAAGTAGTTGCCATTGAAGACGCCCCCAATCCTGACGGTAACAAGGTGCTAAGTGTAATAATAAAGACCACCGACTCGCAGGAAACGGTTGCTTTCGTGCCTAAGAAGAATCCTTCATCTGAAGACCTTCTCGCCATTATGCAGGATGCAGGCATTGTGGAGCACTACGGTGCACCTACCCACACAGTGATCAGGCCTGAAGGGAAGAAAATAGACCTTGTCCTCATAAATGCCACTGCATCCGAATGGATCGGTGGTAAATATGCAACTCCCAAGGAGTATGCCACCCAGATGCTGGATGCACTGAAGCTGCTGATCAAAGCCTCAGGGGCTGCAAAAGGTGCCGTCGTCCTGAGAAAAGATGATAAGGAATCCATTGAGGCTTTCGAGGGAGTCCAGGTTAATGGAAAGGCCCTCAAAGTAGCCCCTCTTCTTGGTACACGCCGTCTTGGCCACTATTTCAAGGACCAGGGCTCAAATATCATTGTTGCATCCCAGGAGCGGATATATGGTAAGAACATCCTTAGCTTCTTCACTCACAATGTCACAGGGCGCAAGGTTCCCGTGGGCTGCAACCCTACAGACGTAGGGGTTGCAGTATGCGGGGTCAAATCAGCAAAGGCTCTCTATGATGCTGTGCATGAAGGCAAGCCCTATTATGAGACAGTCATAACCCTTGAAGGTGACGTGGACTGTCCCAAGTTCATGCTGGTCAGGATAGGCACACCTTTCAAGGACATCATAGAGGAGTGTAATTTCAATGGAGAGATCGGCAAGATCATTGCGAACGGTGTCATTACAGGTGTTGCACAATATACGGATGAGGTCCCGGTAACCAAGGGAACCACCAGGATCACACTGCTGACCAAAGAACAGGTCCTTCGTGATGAGTCTCTGGCATGTATCCATTGTGCACGCTGCGTGGATGCCTGCCCTGTTTCCCTGCTGCCTACCAGGCTTGCCGTGATGGCTAACCAGGGCCGTTTTGATGAATGCCGCCAGATGCATA
This DNA window, taken from Methanolobus chelungpuianus, encodes the following:
- a CDS encoding FAD:protein FMN transferase, which codes for MKYKTVAIVIVVAFMALLIMNYIPSSGQGGPGSLETYSSTRSIMDTTVTITVLGHDEELAHESIDKAFGRIEYVDALMNNYDNSSDLSVLNRQGYITDANPDLAYVINRSAYYSESSQGAFDISIQPLLDLWKSKFIPGSTNAPPTEEEINETLKLVNHSAITIENRNISLEEGMKLTLGGVAKGYAVDLAVESLLEDGIESGFVNAGGDGRYIGTKAGGIPWKVGLQNPEKSEEAIAVMDIEDVAVATSGNYERYFNEAAKVSHISDPRTGYPSQSLMSSTVIAGSAMDADAFATALFVMGEEDGMEMIEKLEGVECLIITADKRIIRSSGFSQYENQ
- the rnfC gene encoding Rnf electron transport complex subunit RnfC, with product MESKRLKKIPEQVVIPLKQHRGTVCKPLVKKGDQVLIGQKIGESVSYNSSDVHSSICGEVVAIEDAPNPDGNKVLSVIIKTTDSQETVAFVPKKNPSSEDLLAIMQDAGIVEHYGAPTHTVIRPEGKKIDLVLINATASEWIGGKYATPKEYATQMLDALKLLIKASGAAKGAVVLRKDDKESIEAFEGVQVNGKALKVAPLLGTRRLGHYFKDQGSNIIVASQERIYGKNILSFFTHNVTGRKVPVGCNPTDVGVAVCGVKSAKALYDAVHEGKPYYETVITLEGDVDCPKFMLVRIGTPFKDIIEECNFNGEIGKIIANGVITGVAQYTDEVPVTKGTTRITLLTKEQVLRDESLACIHCARCVDACPVSLLPTRLAVMANQGRFDECRQMHIHFCIECGRCSFACPSKIHILQLIRYAKSAIDNAYEDAVQKESSNLKVGCCGGE
- the mmcA gene encoding methanogenesis multiheme c-type cytochrome, giving the protein MSKLNTVLIAILVFMFAAAGVYAYVGYNGNDVMAVHYMTQQEWSDSSCGGCHIGMYDEVSRSYHVQQDLAQWTSIMEYGVVAGSIQGDARASTYGQVHPGGGYMAEYGMDIDCMVCHEQNGLYDFHARAGAISAGNIEVATDAALDEARTHAEQDPLYVLSYMLDVLTPLPIVTEIHDHVNGAPRKELCANCHVSEVSTTAVTWTSPDHAQYDVHANVSCYECHATEDHQIGRKELLNAPEEMHEAFEGEVQSCDSVGCHAGISHGAMTDGHLETVSCESCHIPALPGGEISGESPIREFSWANGTREVVTHDSTFTPVLAWYDGTYYDRLPVNGSSDSPNAMLRPFSVITGTWWDEGNNPAVVADPDNSSAIGNPILPAHVQRADADNDSAVTEGEIRSFDADGDGEADYPNAVLRTVEMYFPVSHNVASSTTGLAQPLGCGDCHGVTASAIDWQALGYEADPAGADNDLSGTAIDVDIPGQRPTEVEREPAF